The Microlunatus antarcticus DNA segment CGGGTTCGACGAGGAGCCCGGACCGATGTTGAGGTTCGGGTCCTTGCGCGCCACCAGGCCGGGGACCTGCGTGGCCGGCGGGAAGGTGTCGAACGCCATGTCGGCCGAGTCGGTCGCCGTCTCCAGCTGCTGCTGGATGCTCTCCTGCGTCCCGGTCTCGGTGACCTTGACCTGGTCGACGTACGCCTTCCGGATCGGGTCGCTCGCCTCGGTCCAGGCGGGGTTCCGCTTGAGGTCGATCGTCTTGGTCGGCGTGTACTCGTCGATGTAGTACGGACCGTTCGAGATCAGGTTCTTGAGGTCGTTGCCGAACTCGGTGCCCGGCGTGGCGTCGAGCCACTCGACGGGCGCGGGGCTCAGGGCCGGCAGCGTCAGCATGTCCTGGAAGTACGACGCCGGGTGGGTCAGCTTGAAGACGATCGTCTTGTCGTCGGGAGCCGTCACGCCGGGCAGGTCGGTCTTCTGGACGTACTCCTTCATGGCCGCCACGGTCGGCTTGACCTTGGCGAACCCCGAGCAGAAGTCGGCGTAGCCGACGATCAGGTCGTTGAAGTCCGGGATGCCGCCGAAGGGCTGCACCGGGTTGCAGGTGCGCTTGACACCGGTGATCTCGTCGGCCGCCACGACCGCACGCGCCGGGGTGGTGTTCCACTGCGCGCCGTCACGGAGCTTGACGGTGACCGTGAGGCCGTCCGCGCTCGTCGAGACCGGACCGTCGGCCAGGTCGGGCGCCGAGGTCGTGGTCTTGTCGGCCTCGGCCGGGTACGTGAACAGCTGCCGGTTCCACAGGCGCAGGATCGTGTAGCCGCCCGAGTAGTACGAGACGTTCGGGTCCATGTAGTCGACGTCACCGACGCCGAGCATGTTCAGGACGCCGCCCTTGACGGGCGTCCCGGCGTTGTTGGACGTGCCGGGCGTGGTTGCGCCGTTGCCGCCGCCGCACGCGCTGGCCAAGAGCGCCAGCGAGGTCACCGCAGCGCCCGCCAGCAAGCGAGTTCTTGCTCGCATCTACTTCCTCCTCAGGAAAATCTGCGTCGATCGACGCGATCAGCGCGAAGGCACGTCGAGACTCCCCGCGCACGAACTCACCCTTTGTAGGCCAGCGGACAAGTCCTGCACAAGCCAGCGACACACAGCGCGCCGATAAGCAACATGATTGTGACCTCCTGCGGTTGCTTTTCCCGGCTATCCGCTTGGCGTGGCGCACCTTCGCCGAACTGCCGCCTGACCAGGCCAGATGCGCCCGAACCGGCGAGCGGATTAGGTCCAGCGCCGAAGAGATTCGACGGCCCGGCGGAGCTTGTCGGTGCCGTCGGTCACAGCCCGCCGGACCTGCGCCGCCAGCTCGCCGGCGAGCGCCGTGTCCGCCGCGACCAGCGCGTCGGGCGTCGCCGCCGTCCGCGGGAAGGCCTGCGTCGCGACCTGGCCGAGCGCCCAGCCCTCCCGGAACGCGGCCGTCCCCCCGATCTCGGCGAAGTAGCGCGCGACGTACGGGGCCGTCAGCTCGCTCTGACCCGCGTCCCAGAAGCCCTCGCCGGTCGCGTAGAGCTCGTACGCGCCCAGCGACGAGGGAGCGACGAGCAGGCGCCACGCCGCCTCCTTGGCCGCCGGATCGGGTCGTCGGGCCCGCGCCCTGGCGGCGTGCACCCTCCCGGAGGCGGAGGGGTCCCGGGCCAGGGCGTCCTCGAGGAGGTCGTTCCCGGTCTGCAGCGCACTCCACCGCTCGACGACCGACCAGACGAGCTCGGCGTCCATGTCGACGCCCGCGGGCAGGTCGCGCCCGGCGTACCAGGCCCGCAGCCGGTCGGCGTCGGGCTCGGCACGGACCGCCTGACGGAAGGCGACCAGCTGCCGGTCCGTCCCCGGGCCGGCCGCGTCCACAACCGACCAGGCCACCCGA contains these protein-coding regions:
- a CDS encoding ABC transporter substrate-binding protein, with amino-acid sequence MRARTRLLAGAAVTSLALLASACGGGNGATTPGTSNNAGTPVKGGVLNMLGVGDVDYMDPNVSYYSGGYTILRLWNRQLFTYPAEADKTTTSAPDLADGPVSTSADGLTVTVKLRDGAQWNTTPARAVVAADEITGVKRTCNPVQPFGGIPDFNDLIVGYADFCSGFAKVKPTVAAMKEYVQKTDLPGVTAPDDKTIVFKLTHPASYFQDMLTLPALSPAPVEWLDATPGTEFGNDLKNLISNGPYYIDEYTPTKTIDLKRNPAWTEASDPIRKAYVDQVKVTETGTQESIQQQLETATDSADMAFDTFPPATQVPGLVARKDPNLNIGPGSSSNPYLVYNTVSASNNGALKDVAFRQALSTGINRANLIQVLGGPNLNTTLTNVLPADIVGGEQGFDPYPYDQAKAKQMITASGHEGATVKILYRNASQGSTKVFQSVQQQLTELGLKVEGVAAPNADFYTKYLQQPSVAKRGVWDIAIAGWGADWYGNAALSFFAPLWSGEPSFPPIGSNYGFYANDKTNALIKQATEAKTQDEAAALWAQADQQVMADAAFFPITNPNTANYKATQVNNAVYLPALQQFDPANVWLSSGKQGG